One window of the Archangium primigenium genome contains the following:
- a CDS encoding Dickkopf N-terminal cysteine-rich domain-containing protein: protein MKRMMMAFLLVLTVGCGNSSGGGDTDGNNGGGGGGGGGGTTLPQGLCNATNRCPDGQFCFNGICAPGCTSNKDCGDSMYCDTEDIGPPYYCKNKTVPTCTSDSQCAASQVCLKNFCSLKPPEAKPACEPDRSGSAEDGCNTYAICVDPNEQNGTTQDAYCASFPPCPQSGVCPTGMFGAVCNDGYLTGKGRFCMEGLCKDNSNCPSSWSCVKPYTNAVLGFCSSGAPGMPCTSNDQCASNSCASFPGMSGVCM from the coding sequence ATGAAGCGGATGATGATGGCGTTCCTCCTGGTGCTGACGGTGGGCTGTGGCAACAGCTCGGGCGGCGGAGACACCGACGGCAACAACGGCGGGGGCGGGGGAGGTGGCGGTGGTGGCACCACGCTGCCGCAGGGCCTGTGCAACGCCACCAACCGGTGTCCCGATGGCCAGTTCTGCTTCAACGGCATCTGCGCCCCGGGCTGCACCTCCAACAAGGACTGCGGTGACAGCATGTACTGCGACACCGAGGACATCGGGCCGCCGTACTACTGCAAGAACAAGACGGTGCCCACGTGCACCTCGGACAGCCAGTGCGCCGCGTCGCAGGTGTGCCTCAAGAACTTCTGCAGCCTCAAGCCTCCCGAGGCCAAGCCCGCGTGCGAGCCGGATCGGTCGGGCTCCGCGGAGGATGGCTGCAACACGTACGCCATCTGCGTCGACCCGAACGAGCAGAACGGCACGACGCAGGACGCCTACTGCGCCTCGTTCCCGCCGTGCCCGCAGAGCGGCGTGTGCCCGACGGGCATGTTCGGCGCCGTCTGCAACGACGGCTACCTCACCGGCAAGGGCCGCTTCTGCATGGAGGGCCTGTGCAAGGACAACTCGAACTGCCCCTCCAGCTGGAGCTGCGTGAAGCCCTACACCAACGCGGTCCTCGGCTTCTGCAGCTCCGGCGCTCCGGGCATGCCCTGCACGAGCAACGACCAGTGCGCCAGCAACAGCTGCGCGTCCTTCCCGGGCATGAGCGGCGTGTGCATGTAG
- a CDS encoding serine/threonine-protein kinase: protein MTGEPLAGRYQLERELGHGGMATVFLATDLHLSRQVAVKVMHPGGDGRRAERFRQEAALVASLKHPNVLEIHDFGQDAARGPFLVCEWVQGEDLRALARRLAPVPPEVAAVLGWELARALGAAHARGVVHRDVKPENVLVARGGPLKLADFGIAALADQERLTSTGAITGSLAYMAPERIDTGAFSPASDVYAVGVLLFELCAGTTPHGGKGAAYLAASVMTKDAPLLASVVPGTPEPLNALVARCLARDPRDRPASGEELARLLEDAVGRMSGPPAEEVRAFFQDPEAYAARWREARFQRLLSEGGALLARGEGARAAKLLNEALVLRPESPEVMSLLRERPKARRPTALGVGAAVAGLVAVVGMVGWGASVWLTPQRSLQAPEARVLAAPVPTRAQEPREPSEEPRPASPEVLPRETASAAPEAVAPVRMAAPTRTGGAKGARAPTASTTDAPLSAEPVKPATLRVATRPWAEVFVDDQSRGYTPRVREVNLSPGTHRLRFVNPLCDTWEEVIQVAAGESVSREVKLQVRKAELAIVAPVGARVFVDGVEEGVAPLPGPVNVEHGAHVVSARAPGGALLQREVDVVAGQRIEVVVEAAP from the coding sequence ATGACGGGTGAACCGCTGGCCGGCCGCTACCAGTTGGAGCGGGAGTTGGGACACGGAGGCATGGCCACGGTCTTCCTGGCCACGGACCTCCACCTGTCGCGCCAGGTCGCGGTGAAGGTGATGCACCCGGGCGGGGACGGACGCCGCGCCGAGCGCTTCCGCCAGGAGGCCGCGCTGGTGGCCTCGCTCAAGCACCCCAACGTGCTGGAGATCCACGACTTCGGCCAGGACGCGGCGCGCGGTCCCTTCCTCGTGTGCGAGTGGGTCCAGGGCGAGGACCTGCGCGCGCTGGCGCGGCGGCTCGCGCCCGTGCCCCCCGAGGTGGCGGCGGTGCTCGGCTGGGAGCTGGCCCGGGCGCTCGGGGCGGCGCATGCGCGGGGCGTGGTGCACCGGGACGTGAAGCCGGAGAACGTCCTGGTGGCGCGGGGCGGGCCACTGAAGCTGGCGGACTTCGGCATCGCCGCGCTCGCCGACCAGGAGCGGCTGACGAGCACCGGCGCCATCACCGGCTCGCTGGCGTACATGGCGCCCGAGCGCATCGACACCGGCGCCTTCTCGCCGGCCTCGGACGTGTACGCGGTGGGCGTCCTCCTCTTCGAGCTGTGTGCTGGCACCACCCCCCATGGCGGCAAGGGCGCCGCGTACCTGGCCGCCTCGGTGATGACGAAGGACGCGCCGCTCCTGGCCTCGGTGGTGCCCGGCACGCCCGAGCCGTTGAATGCGCTGGTGGCGCGCTGTCTCGCGCGGGACCCTCGCGATCGGCCCGCGAGTGGGGAGGAGCTGGCCCGGCTGCTGGAGGACGCGGTGGGCCGGATGTCTGGTCCTCCCGCCGAGGAGGTCCGGGCCTTCTTCCAGGACCCGGAGGCGTACGCGGCGCGCTGGCGCGAGGCCCGGTTTCAACGGCTGCTGAGCGAGGGGGGCGCGCTGCTGGCGCGGGGGGAGGGGGCCCGGGCCGCGAAGCTCCTCAACGAGGCCCTGGTGCTCCGGCCGGAGTCGCCCGAGGTGATGTCGCTCCTGCGCGAGCGGCCGAAGGCCCGACGCCCGACGGCGCTCGGCGTGGGGGCGGCGGTGGCCGGCCTCGTCGCGGTCGTCGGCATGGTGGGGTGGGGCGCATCCGTGTGGCTCACTCCGCAGCGGTCGCTCCAGGCGCCGGAGGCGCGAGTCCTCGCGGCGCCGGTTCCCACCCGGGCTCAGGAGCCTCGGGAACCGAGCGAAGAACCCCGACCCGCCTCTCCGGAAGTCCTTCCCAGGGAAACGGCCAGCGCCGCACCGGAGGCCGTGGCACCCGTGCGCATGGCCGCGCCCACGCGGACGGGGGGCGCGAAGGGCGCGCGTGCGCCGACCGCTTCCACCACGGACGCACCCTTGTCCGCGGAACCCGTGAAGCCCGCGACCCTGCGGGTGGCGACACGCCCGTGGGCCGAGGTGTTCGTGGACGACCAGAGCCGGGGCTACACGCCCCGGGTGCGTGAGGTGAACCTGTCTCCGGGCACGCACCGGCTGCGTTTCGTCAACCCGTTGTGTGACACCTGGGAGGAGGTCATCCAGGTGGCCGCCGGGGAGAGCGTGTCGCGTGAGGTGAAGCTCCAGGTGCGCAAGGCCGAGCTGGCCATCGTCGCGCCCGTGGGAGCCCGCGTCTTCGTCGATGGAGTGGAGGAGGGGGTGGCGCCGCTGCCCGGTCCCGTGAATGTCGAGCACGGCGCGCACGTCGTCTCGGCCCGGGCGCCTGGCGGGGCCCTCCTTCAACGCGAGGTGGACGTCGTGGCTGGCCAGCGCATCGAGGTGGTGGTGGAGGCGGCGCCGTGA
- a CDS encoding dihydrofolate reductase family protein, protein MGLLTFSINVTLDGCVDHQEGIADDETHAFFTRLMDESGAMLWGRVTYEMMESYWPAVARGNESAPPAMREWALKLEDKPKYVVSSTRKDFPWTHNHHLVGDLRTAVQKLKDATPSGVLLGSGKLATELDRLDLIDEYKFLVHPRLAGHGPTLYQSGLPSTRRLELVSAKPLGCGAVAMHYRRALTPALA, encoded by the coding sequence ATGGGACTCTTGACCTTCAGCATCAACGTCACCCTGGACGGCTGCGTCGACCACCAGGAGGGAATCGCCGACGACGAGACACACGCCTTCTTCACCCGCCTCATGGACGAGAGCGGGGCGATGCTGTGGGGCCGCGTCACCTACGAGATGATGGAGAGCTATTGGCCGGCGGTCGCCCGGGGCAATGAGTCGGCGCCGCCAGCGATGCGCGAGTGGGCGCTCAAGCTGGAGGACAAGCCCAAGTACGTGGTGTCGTCGACGCGAAAGGACTTCCCGTGGACCCATAACCACCACCTCGTCGGCGACCTCCGCACGGCCGTGCAGAAGCTCAAGGATGCGACCCCGTCCGGCGTGCTCCTCGGGAGCGGCAAGCTCGCGACCGAGCTGGACCGACTGGATCTGATCGACGAGTACAAGTTCCTCGTCCACCCCAGGCTCGCCGGCCACGGCCCGACCCTGTACCAGAGCGGGCTGCCAAGCACACGACGGCTCGAGCTGGTCTCGGCGAAGCCGCTCGGCTGCGGAGCGGTCGCCATGCACTACCGGCGCGCGCTGACCCCCGCACTCGCTTGA
- a CDS encoding alpha/beta hydrolase fold domain-containing protein has product MSKPVSRPPIDPELELAHTALAQQLPSGMTEAMIPMMRGDSPMDVTDETIAAHGLVRKDHTIEGFEGAPIEVSVLARADHSGTTAGILNVHPGGMVAGNRMTGLHSLLPWIVEHDAVMVTVEHRLAPEFPAPYLVEDCYAALVWMAGQAAELAIDPGRIMIVGASAGGGVAAGTALLARDRNGPRLTGQVLIGPMLDDRDRTASTEQYEGMPPWDRVSNRMGWTALLGDRRNTDDVSVYAAPARAIDLAGLPPAFIEAGSAEVFRDEDVAYASALWAAGVQAELHVWAGGFHGFYAVAPDAAISRAAVATRDAWVARHLRSR; this is encoded by the coding sequence ATGTCAAAACCTGTTTCGCGCCCGCCCATCGACCCCGAGTTGGAGCTGGCGCATACCGCCCTCGCCCAGCAACTGCCGTCCGGCATGACCGAGGCGATGATCCCGATGATGCGCGGGGACAGCCCGATGGATGTCACCGACGAGACGATCGCCGCTCATGGCCTCGTGCGAAAGGACCATACGATCGAGGGCTTCGAGGGCGCTCCGATCGAAGTCTCGGTGCTTGCCCGTGCCGACCACAGCGGCACCACAGCTGGCATCCTGAACGTTCACCCGGGCGGGATGGTCGCCGGCAACCGGATGACTGGCCTGCACAGCCTGCTGCCCTGGATCGTCGAGCACGACGCGGTGATGGTCACGGTGGAGCATCGGCTGGCGCCGGAGTTTCCGGCCCCGTATCTCGTCGAGGACTGCTACGCCGCTCTCGTCTGGATGGCAGGGCAGGCGGCGGAACTAGCCATAGACCCCGGCCGGATCATGATCGTCGGAGCCAGTGCCGGTGGCGGAGTGGCCGCGGGGACCGCGCTGCTCGCCCGCGACCGTAACGGTCCCCGCCTGACGGGCCAGGTCTTGATCGGCCCCATGCTCGACGACCGCGATCGCACGGCCTCTACGGAGCAATATGAGGGCATGCCGCCTTGGGACCGGGTCAGCAACCGGATGGGCTGGACAGCACTGCTCGGCGACCGCCGCAACACCGACGACGTCTCGGTTTACGCGGCGCCGGCGCGTGCCATCGACCTCGCTGGTCTCCCGCCCGCCTTCATTGAAGCCGGGTCGGCCGAGGTATTCCGTGACGAGGACGTCGCCTATGCCAGCGCGCTCTGGGCGGCTGGCGTCCAGGCGGAACTGCATGTCTGGGCGGGAGGCTTCCACGGCTTCTACGCAGTAGCTCCCGACGCCGCGATCTCCCGGGCGGCAGTTGCGACACGTGACGCATGGGTGGCCCGCCACCTGCGAAGCAGGTAG
- a CDS encoding MarR family winged helix-turn-helix transcriptional regulator, translating into MKTKQDGVGAQLSFALYGAANRVVRLHKPFLDPLGLTFPQYLVILELLSGSPRSVGELCERLGMETGTMTPILKRLQIAGMITRTRDVNDERRVLIDLTDASRAIGNEVRAITGRIRAACQLTEQGIQALRRTLDALGHPAAE; encoded by the coding sequence ATGAAAACCAAGCAGGACGGTGTGGGCGCCCAGCTCTCGTTCGCCCTCTACGGGGCAGCGAACCGGGTCGTGCGCCTTCACAAGCCGTTCCTCGACCCGCTGGGGCTGACCTTTCCGCAGTATCTCGTGATCCTTGAGCTGCTCAGCGGCTCTCCGCGGAGCGTGGGCGAGCTGTGCGAGCGGCTGGGGATGGAGACGGGTACCATGACGCCGATTTTGAAGAGGCTGCAAATCGCCGGCATGATAACCCGTACCCGAGACGTGAACGACGAACGTCGCGTGCTGATCGACCTCACCGACGCGAGCCGTGCAATCGGGAACGAGGTCAGGGCCATCACCGGCAGAATCAGGGCCGCATGTCAGCTCACGGAGCAAGGTATCCAGGCTCTTCGTCGGACGTTGGATGCACTGGGGCACCCCGCCGCTGAATGA
- a CDS encoding SDR family NAD(P)-dependent oxidoreductase, which yields MVDTNKLVAVVTGASRGIGKGVALELGQRGATVYVVGRTTAGMSQVSAGGRPVPGSIDKAAAEVTAAGGHGIAVACDMSKDDDIQALFERVKAESGHLNILVNNAASLHEDMGKRPFWEAPIKLADIIDVGLRCHQVATYYAAPLLVAGGRGLVVNISFYSDAKIHDPAYYAAKAGLDQLAASWSEDFVPRNVAAISLWPGFVRTERGEEMLGDKKEVFEGMGMESPRYEGRIIGAVWDDPEMMALAGKTVIGAELGERYGVTDLPGFHPKSLREFYGPPHPRFDLE from the coding sequence ATGGTGGACACAAACAAGCTGGTGGCGGTCGTCACGGGCGCCAGCAGAGGGATCGGCAAGGGCGTCGCCCTGGAACTCGGGCAGCGCGGGGCGACTGTCTACGTCGTCGGGCGCACGACGGCGGGCATGAGCCAGGTGTCGGCGGGCGGCAGGCCCGTGCCCGGATCGATCGACAAGGCGGCGGCCGAGGTCACCGCCGCTGGCGGCCACGGCATCGCGGTCGCCTGCGACATGTCCAAGGACGACGACATCCAGGCGCTATTTGAGCGGGTGAAGGCAGAAAGCGGCCACCTGAACATCCTGGTCAACAACGCCGCCTCGCTCCACGAGGACATGGGCAAACGCCCCTTCTGGGAGGCGCCGATCAAGCTCGCCGACATCATCGACGTCGGGCTGCGCTGTCACCAGGTCGCGACCTACTACGCTGCGCCCCTCTTGGTCGCAGGCGGACGGGGCCTCGTCGTCAACATCTCTTTTTACAGCGACGCCAAGATCCACGATCCGGCCTACTACGCCGCAAAGGCCGGGCTCGACCAATTGGCCGCGTCCTGGTCCGAGGACTTCGTGCCCCGGAACGTCGCCGCGATCTCGCTCTGGCCCGGCTTCGTCAGGACCGAGCGCGGGGAGGAGATGCTCGGCGACAAAAAGGAGGTCTTCGAAGGGATGGGCATGGAAAGCCCGCGCTACGAAGGCCGGATCATCGGTGCTGTCTGGGACGATCCGGAGATGATGGCGCTGGCGGGCAAGACGGTGATCGGGGCAGAACTCGGCGAGCGATATGGCGTGACGGACCTTCCCGGCTTCCATCCGAAGTCGCTGCGCGAGTTCTATGGACCGCCCCATCCCCGATTCGACCTCGAATGA